From a single Planctellipticum variicoloris genomic region:
- a CDS encoding IS4 family transposase — MAEKGLTEEERRELIGPLAGTVLLRRIFPLLQRLAPCGTERDTARNRQLFYSQYAALLLIGFFNPVLKSARALVAASGLKKVQQLAGGQKVSAGAFSEASSVFDPSLLEGLVHELRRQFARHQFRVSRSGRLGRLPNPIVERLVAVDGTVLSALPQIAARLGRGSQGQWRLHTQLRIHDQRVVASTLTEEPAKGPHSERAVTLQQIQAREPQPAGAPGDLYILDRGYRSAVVFNELVEARCDYVCRLNRGDGRVVEGPVNDANGHAVQLPALTEADRAAGVVADELIALGGGSGASPARTNHVVRRITVEPVPGRPSSARQGRLRSDQTGREGLILATTLLDLPAEQVVLIYECRWQIELFFRFLKQVLGCQQLLSAKTRGVEIQLYCSLLAGLLLALATGGNLSRRAYEMVCLYMTGWADDEELLAAFPQPP, encoded by the coding sequence ATGGCGGAGAAGGGGCTGACGGAGGAGGAGCGGCGGGAGCTGATTGGTCCTTTGGCCGGGACCGTCCTGCTGCGGCGCATCTTTCCGCTGCTGCAACGATTGGCTCCCTGCGGGACAGAACGCGACACCGCTCGCAACCGGCAGCTGTTCTACAGCCAGTATGCCGCGCTCCTCCTGATCGGCTTCTTCAACCCCGTTCTCAAGTCCGCCCGGGCGCTCGTCGCAGCCTCGGGACTGAAAAAGGTCCAACAGCTCGCCGGCGGGCAAAAGGTCTCGGCCGGGGCCTTCTCCGAGGCCTCGTCCGTCTTCGATCCCTCGCTCCTGGAAGGACTCGTTCACGAACTCCGCCGCCAGTTCGCCCGGCATCAGTTCCGCGTGAGCCGCAGCGGTCGGCTGGGACGCCTTCCCAACCCGATCGTCGAACGTCTCGTCGCCGTCGACGGGACCGTGCTGTCGGCCTTGCCGCAGATCGCCGCCCGGCTGGGACGCGGTTCTCAAGGCCAGTGGCGGCTGCACACCCAGCTTCGCATTCACGACCAGAGGGTCGTGGCCTCGACCCTCACCGAGGAGCCGGCCAAAGGGCCGCACTCCGAGCGCGCCGTCACGCTCCAGCAGATCCAGGCCCGCGAACCGCAACCCGCCGGTGCGCCGGGAGACCTTTATATTCTGGACCGGGGCTATCGCTCGGCCGTGGTGTTCAACGAACTGGTCGAAGCCCGCTGCGACTACGTCTGCCGGCTCAATCGCGGGGACGGTCGCGTGGTCGAGGGACCGGTCAACGACGCGAACGGTCATGCGGTTCAACTCCCCGCGCTCACCGAAGCCGATCGCGCCGCGGGGGTCGTGGCGGATGAACTGATCGCGCTGGGCGGCGGCAGCGGAGCCAGTCCCGCAAGAACCAATCACGTCGTGCGGCGGATCACCGTCGAGCCAGTGCCCGGTCGACCGAGTTCGGCAAGGCAGGGGCGGCTTCGCAGCGACCAGACCGGGCGGGAAGGCCTGATCCTGGCCACGACGCTGCTGGATCTCCCGGCCGAACAGGTGGTGCTAATCTATGAATGCCGGTGGCAGATCGAGCTGTTCTTCCGGTTTCTGAAGCAGGTGCTGGGCTGCCAGCAACTGCTCTCGGCGAAGACGCGGGGCGTGGAGATCCAGCTCTACTGTTCGCTGCTCGCCGGGCTGCTCCTGGCCCTGGCGACGGGAGGCAACCTGTCGCGTCGAGCGTATGAAATGGTCTGTCTCTACATGACCGGCTGGGCCGACGACGAAGAACTCCTCGCCGCCTTCCCCCAGCCGCCATAG
- a CDS encoding family 16 glycoside hydrolase: MNSINRQVLFSAAAIFMTAMQVAGRAEETNPPSGFRAIFNGRDLTGWYGLNPHSVANLTGEKKEASLAQQRADFPKHWSVENGELVNDGHGPYATTDAMLGDIELLIDYKTVPGADSGIYLRGMPQVQIWDWNQVFDPKVPTRRPHLGSGGLFNNTPGAPGRDPLVLADRPFGEWNHFRIRQVRDRTWVWLNDKLVVDGAVMENYVDRGQRLPDQGPIMLQTHGGEIRWRNVFVREIGADEAAKLLSEHEAATKAVLAQALTLHASFDQGLDADFARGDQKCYVAQGKELAPAALTEDVRLSPGAGRFGGALHFAKKNSFRPLFKDAGALGYSSERWNASVSVWLRLTPDEDLEPGYCDPVQIVGDDGKKGFVFLEWSKDETPRYFRYAIRPLFHIWNPDNVQWDQIPFDKRPMVQVERAPFSRDAWTHAVFTLDNINDKSQPQRGRLYLNGKLQGTIENWDLAFGWDPESVRLVLGAAYVGYLDDLAVFNRALSDREVQYLYELKQGVGELR; encoded by the coding sequence ATGAACAGCATCAACCGGCAAGTCCTGTTTTCCGCCGCAGCCATATTCATGACTGCCATGCAGGTCGCCGGGCGTGCTGAGGAGACGAATCCGCCCTCCGGCTTTCGCGCGATTTTCAACGGACGGGATCTCACCGGCTGGTATGGCCTGAATCCGCACAGCGTGGCGAATTTGACGGGCGAGAAGAAGGAGGCGAGCCTCGCGCAGCAGCGAGCCGACTTCCCGAAGCACTGGTCCGTCGAAAACGGCGAGCTCGTTAACGACGGCCACGGTCCTTATGCGACCACCGACGCCATGCTGGGCGACATTGAGCTGCTGATCGACTACAAGACCGTCCCCGGAGCCGACAGCGGCATCTATCTGCGGGGCATGCCCCAAGTGCAGATCTGGGACTGGAATCAGGTCTTCGATCCCAAAGTCCCCACGCGCAGACCGCATCTGGGTTCAGGCGGCCTGTTCAACAACACGCCGGGGGCTCCCGGGCGCGATCCGCTGGTGCTGGCCGACCGCCCCTTCGGCGAATGGAACCACTTTCGCATCCGCCAGGTCCGCGACCGCACCTGGGTCTGGCTGAATGACAAACTCGTCGTCGACGGCGCCGTCATGGAGAACTACGTCGACCGCGGGCAGCGGCTGCCGGATCAGGGGCCGATCATGCTGCAGACCCACGGCGGCGAAATTCGCTGGCGCAACGTCTTCGTCCGCGAGATCGGTGCTGATGAAGCGGCGAAACTTCTCAGCGAGCATGAGGCGGCCACGAAAGCGGTCCTCGCGCAGGCGCTGACCCTGCATGCGTCCTTCGACCAGGGGCTGGACGCGGACTTTGCCCGCGGCGACCAGAAGTGTTACGTCGCGCAGGGCAAAGAACTCGCCCCGGCCGCGTTGACGGAAGACGTCCGTCTGTCGCCGGGCGCGGGCCGCTTTGGCGGCGCGTTGCACTTCGCGAAGAAGAACAGCTTCCGTCCGTTGTTCAAGGACGCGGGCGCACTGGGATACAGCTCCGAGAGATGGAATGCATCCGTTTCCGTCTGGCTCCGCCTGACCCCGGACGAAGATCTGGAGCCGGGCTACTGCGACCCCGTGCAGATCGTGGGGGATGATGGCAAGAAGGGCTTTGTCTTCCTGGAATGGTCGAAGGATGAGACGCCGCGGTACTTCCGCTACGCCATCCGACCGCTGTTTCACATCTGGAACCCGGACAACGTCCAGTGGGACCAGATTCCATTCGACAAGCGGCCGATGGTGCAGGTCGAACGGGCGCCCTTCTCGCGTGATGCGTGGACGCACGCGGTCTTCACGCTGGACAACATTAACGACAAGAGCCAGCCGCAGCGCGGGCGTCTGTACCTGAATGGCAAGCTGCAGGGAACGATCGAAAACTGGGATCTCGCGTTTGGCTGGGATCCGGAGAGCGTGCGACTGGTCCTGGGCGCCGCTTATGTCGGTTACCTCGACGACCTCGCCGTGTTCAACCGAGCGCTCTCCGACCGTGAAGTGCAGTACCTGTACGAATTGAAGCAAGGCGTGGGCGAGCTGAGATAG
- a CDS encoding sugar phosphate isomerase/epimerase family protein — MTESSRPPLPTCLFSVSYAGFWGQAALDVPEFIRHAGRLGYRHVMLAGKRPHLSILDTTEERLGEFRKALQEANVAATVIGAYVDAAGGSAAEVPYLEMQIGYVEQLARLGAQLGGRIVRVFTSYERVDGQAAALWNVTVRMLQEMCDRLAPLKQTLAVQNHHDIALGTDALLELLSDVDRPNCGLGFDAWSPALRGESLYEAARVAAPHAVITTNADYVRFERFAYRPELVNYERRSPPMVRAVPFGEGFIDYAAFFSGLTDGGFRGLATYEICSPVRGGGGIENLDRCARKYLEWMHLQGYAAAASDSEFQ; from the coding sequence ATGACCGAATCGTCTCGCCCCCCACTGCCGACCTGCCTGTTCTCCGTCAGCTATGCCGGGTTCTGGGGGCAGGCTGCGCTCGACGTTCCGGAGTTCATCCGACATGCCGGGCGGCTCGGCTATCGGCATGTCATGCTCGCCGGCAAGCGGCCGCATCTGTCGATTCTCGACACGACCGAGGAACGACTCGGGGAATTCCGAAAGGCTTTGCAGGAGGCGAACGTTGCCGCAACGGTGATCGGCGCGTATGTCGATGCGGCAGGAGGCTCGGCCGCTGAAGTCCCTTACCTGGAAATGCAGATCGGCTACGTGGAACAACTGGCCCGACTGGGGGCGCAGTTGGGCGGCCGGATCGTGCGAGTATTCACCAGTTACGAGCGAGTCGACGGCCAGGCGGCGGCGTTGTGGAACGTCACCGTACGGATGCTGCAGGAAATGTGCGATCGGCTGGCGCCGCTGAAACAGACTCTCGCCGTGCAGAATCACCACGACATTGCCCTGGGAACGGATGCGCTGCTGGAACTGCTGTCTGACGTCGATCGTCCCAACTGCGGGCTGGGGTTCGATGCGTGGTCGCCGGCGCTGCGGGGCGAGAGTCTGTATGAAGCCGCCCGTGTTGCGGCCCCGCATGCGGTCATTACAACGAACGCCGACTATGTCCGCTTTGAACGTTTTGCGTACCGCCCCGAACTGGTGAATTACGAACGCCGGTCGCCGCCGATGGTGCGAGCAGTCCCCTTTGGAGAGGGCTTCATCGATTACGCGGCGTTTTTCAGCGGTCTGACCGACGGAGGATTTCGTGGTCTGGCGACGTACGAAATCTGCTCCCCGGTCCGGGGCGGAGGGGGGATTGAAAACCTCGACCGCTGCGCCCGAAAGTATCTGGAATGGATGCACCTGCAAGGCTATGCCGCAGCAGCGTCGGATTCTGAATTCCAGTAA
- a CDS encoding neutral/alkaline non-lysosomal ceramidase N-terminal domain-containing protein, which yields MTLTDRTLRGWLLTATVAAAWIVPCREGCAAESGWKAGISRAVITPETDVWLAGYGTKRPPDGKLHELWMKALALEDQRGQRAVLITSDFQGVPRSMSDRVFARLKERYQLDRAQVMFTFSHNHCGPRLGDDLIDYYPVEAGQEQLVADYTDRMVIRCVELVGNALADLAPANLQQGVGRATFAVNRRNNREAEVADLIAAGKPLAGPVDHSVPVLTVTRPDGRLSAILFGYACHPTTLSFQTWCGDYPGFAQQELEQAHPGATAMFVNTCGGDQNPLPRRKVELCERYGHQLATAVEETLQQPLAPVTPGLKLAFELVDLPYLKVVSREELEGLRTDTNAIRARWAGRLLKKLDGGATFEAAYPYPIHAWQLGGEMLVIGMGAETVVDYALRFKSEYGPGTWVCGYADDMISYIPSRRVWDEGGYEGGSNLYEYGRPAFRWAGDIEDRIAAAVERQVKRVKD from the coding sequence ATGACGTTGACTGACCGGACATTGCGAGGCTGGCTGCTGACGGCGACCGTCGCTGCAGCTTGGATTGTACCGTGCCGGGAAGGATGCGCGGCGGAATCGGGATGGAAAGCTGGAATCTCGCGCGCCGTCATCACGCCGGAGACCGACGTATGGCTGGCGGGGTACGGGACGAAGCGTCCGCCAGACGGCAAGCTGCATGAACTGTGGATGAAGGCCCTCGCCCTGGAGGATCAGCGAGGTCAGCGAGCGGTCCTGATCACGAGCGATTTTCAGGGAGTGCCGCGGAGCATGAGCGACCGCGTCTTCGCGCGACTGAAGGAACGCTATCAGCTCGATCGTGCGCAGGTGATGTTCACGTTCTCGCACAATCATTGCGGTCCGCGTCTGGGCGATGACCTGATCGACTACTACCCGGTCGAAGCGGGGCAGGAACAGCTCGTTGCGGATTACACGGATCGGATGGTGATCCGTTGCGTCGAATTGGTTGGCAACGCCCTTGCCGATCTGGCGCCGGCGAACCTTCAGCAGGGCGTCGGGCGGGCGACATTCGCCGTGAACCGTCGGAACAATCGCGAGGCCGAGGTGGCCGATCTGATTGCTGCGGGGAAGCCGCTCGCCGGGCCGGTGGACCACAGCGTGCCGGTGCTGACGGTGACCCGTCCGGACGGCCGGCTGTCGGCGATCCTGTTCGGATATGCCTGCCATCCGACGACGCTGAGCTTTCAGACCTGGTGCGGCGACTATCCCGGTTTTGCACAGCAGGAGCTGGAGCAGGCCCATCCCGGGGCGACGGCGATGTTCGTCAATACATGCGGGGGGGACCAGAACCCCCTGCCCCGCCGGAAGGTTGAGCTGTGCGAGAGGTACGGTCATCAGCTCGCCACCGCGGTGGAGGAGACGCTGCAACAGCCGCTCGCGCCTGTTACGCCGGGACTGAAGCTGGCGTTCGAACTGGTTGATTTGCCGTATCTGAAGGTGGTCAGCCGGGAGGAGCTGGAAGGGCTGCGCACCGACACGAACGCGATTCGCGCACGCTGGGCGGGCCGGCTGCTGAAGAAACTGGACGGTGGAGCAACGTTCGAGGCGGCCTACCCCTATCCAATCCACGCCTGGCAACTCGGCGGCGAGATGCTGGTGATCGGGATGGGGGCGGAAACGGTGGTGGACTATGCCCTTCGCTTCAAGTCGGAGTACGGACCGGGGACCTGGGTCTGCGGATATGCCGACGACATGATTTCGTACATTCCCTCCCGTCGAGTGTGGGACGAAGGGGGCTACGAGGGGGGCTCGAATTTGTACGAATACGGCCGCCCGGCGTTTCGATGGGCGGGGGATATCGAGGATCGGATTGCGGCGGCCGTGGAGCGGCAGGTGAAGCGGGTGAAAGATTAG